From Carya illinoinensis cultivar Pawnee chromosome 5, C.illinoinensisPawnee_v1, whole genome shotgun sequence, one genomic window encodes:
- the LOC122310982 gene encoding fatty acid amide hydrolase-like isoform X4 produces MGKKHVMVPAQEVDLSTVKYEPESIQAPHLTGFIFKVFVSIIEAPVIGSLLISYLKKKNKFIELLRNTVIPEAPMFKPEFPPQEPEHGVVTLHEDGQPEDRVESALKCLPDYDLPGSWNGNQDPPFKYWKIRDYAYAYRSGLATPSIVAERIIPIIEEFSSKKPPQPLLISFDAEEVRKQAAASTKRFEEGKPLSILDGIFMAIKDDIDCLPHPSKSGSTWVHQVRSVKKDAVCVSRLRSCGVILLGKANMHEFGMGTTGNNPNFGTARNPHAPERYTGGSSSGPAAIVASGLCSAALGTDGGGSIRIPSSLCGVVGFKTTYGRTDMEGSLCDAGTMEIIGPIASTVEDVMLVYAAILGSSLASRNSLQPMVEIVIPELHEMRNAHLVSIGSEMLCSVNPDCEDGKAARMTYDTRTNLALFRSFTASDYVAAQRLRRRIMYHHMAIFKNVDVIVTPTTGMTAPMIPPSALLHGETDMQVTGDLMRFILAANLLGLPAISVPVGFDKQGLPIGLQLIGRPWGEASLLRVASAIEELCVKSKKRPVSFYDVLKTN; encoded by the exons ATGGGAAAGAAGCATGTCATGGTGCCGGCCCAGGAGGTTGACTTATCCACCGTCAAGTACGAACCCGAATCTATCCAAG CACCGCATTTAACGGGGTTCATATTCAAGGTTTTTGTGAGCATAATTGAAGCGCCGGTGATAGGCTCCCTACTCATATCttacttgaagaagaagaataaattcATCGAg TTGTTGCGGAATACGGTGATACCAGAGGCTCCCATGTTTAAACCTGAGTTTCCTCCTCAag AACCAGAACATGGCGTTGTCACCCTCCATGAGGACGGGCAACCAGAAGACCGAGTTGAATCGGCTTTGAAGTGTCTTCCAGATTACGATCTTCCTGGCAGCTGGAATGGGAATCAAGATCCACCATTCAAGTACTGGAAGATCCGTGATTATGCTTATGCTTATCGGTCTGGGCTTGCGACCCCATCTATA GTGGCAGAGCGCATCATCCCAATTATCGAGGAGTTCAGCAGTAAGAAGCCCCCGCAACCATTGTTGATTTCCTTTGATGCTGAGGAAGTCAGGAAGCAAGCTGCAGCGTCTACAAAAAGGTTTGAGGAAG GAAAACCGTTATCTATATTGGATGGGATTTTCATGGCAATCAAGGATGATATAGATTGCCTTCCTCATCCATCTAAGA GCGGTAGTACATGGGTGCATCAGGTTCGCTCTGTCAAAAAGGATGCGGTTTGTGTTTCAAGACTGCGAAGCTGTGGTGTGATCCTTTTAGGGAAAGCAAATATGCATGAGTTTGGCATGGGTACGACTGGAAATAACCCTAATTTTGG AACAGCAAGAAATCCTCATGCACCTGAAAGGTATACTGGTGGATCTTCCTCAGGTCCTGCAGCAATTGTAGCTTCTGGACTATGCTCTGCTGCACTTGGAACAGATGGCGGAG GTTCAATCCGTATTCCTTCATCCCTCTGTGGTGTAGTGGGCTTCAAGACAACGTATGGACGGACGGATATGGAAGG ATCATTATGTGATGCCGGGACCATGGAGATTATTGGACCAATTGCGTCAACAGTGGAGGATGTCATGCTAGT GTATGCAGCAATCTTGGGATCCTCTCTTGCAAGTAGAAACAGTTTACAACCG ATGGTGGAGATTGTTATACCTGAGCTCCATGAGATGCGCAATGCTCATCTTGTTTCAATTGGATCTGAAATGCTGTGTTCCGTGAATCCTGATTGTGAGGATGG GAAAGCTGCAAGAATGACGTACGATACTCGTACTAATTTGGCCCTTTTTCGATCGTTTACCGCATCAGACTATGTTGCTGCCCAGCGTCTCAG GCGAAGGATTATGTACCATCACATGGCAATATTCAAGAACGTTGATGTCATAGTGACCCCAACAACTGG CATGACAGCTCCCATGATACCTCCTAGTGCGCTTCTACATGGTGAGACAGACATGCAGGTTACAG GTGATCTTATGCGGTTTATCCTTGCAGCAAATCTTCTTGGACTTCCTGCCATTTCTGTGCCT
- the LOC122310982 gene encoding fatty acid amide hydrolase-like isoform X3, with product MSWCRPRRLTYPPSTPHLTGFIFKVFVSIIEAPVIGSLLISYLKKKNKFIELLRNTVIPEAPMFKPEFPPQEPEHGVVTLHEDGQPEDRVESALKCLPDYDLPGSWNGNQDPPFKYWKIRDYAYAYRSGLATPSIVAERIIPIIEEFSSKKPPQPLLISFDAEEVRKQAAASTKRFEEGKPLSILDGIFMAIKDDIDCLPHPSKSGSTWVHQVRSVKKDAVCVSRLRSCGVILLGKANMHEFGMGTTGNNPNFGTARNPHAPERYTGGSSSGPAAIVASGLCSAALGTDGGGSIRIPSSLCGVVGFKTTYGRTDMEGSLCDAGTMEIIGPIASTVEDVMLVYAAILGSSLASRNSLQPSAPCLPILSAHDSLNALESLQIGKYTTWFNDVNSTDISDKCEDILGLLRRTHGCRMVEIVIPELHEMRNAHLVSIGSEMLCSVNPDCEDGKAARMTYDTRTNLALFRSFTASDYVAAQRLRRRIMYHHMAIFKNVDVIVTPTTGMTAPMIPPSALLHGETDMQVTGDLMRFILAANLLGLPAISVPVGFDKQGLPIGLQLIGRPWGEASLLRVASAIEELCVKSKKRPVSFYDVLKTN from the exons ATGTCATGGTGCCGGCCCAGGAGGTTGACTTATCCACCGTCAA CACCGCATTTAACGGGGTTCATATTCAAGGTTTTTGTGAGCATAATTGAAGCGCCGGTGATAGGCTCCCTACTCATATCttacttgaagaagaagaataaattcATCGAg TTGTTGCGGAATACGGTGATACCAGAGGCTCCCATGTTTAAACCTGAGTTTCCTCCTCAag AACCAGAACATGGCGTTGTCACCCTCCATGAGGACGGGCAACCAGAAGACCGAGTTGAATCGGCTTTGAAGTGTCTTCCAGATTACGATCTTCCTGGCAGCTGGAATGGGAATCAAGATCCACCATTCAAGTACTGGAAGATCCGTGATTATGCTTATGCTTATCGGTCTGGGCTTGCGACCCCATCTATA GTGGCAGAGCGCATCATCCCAATTATCGAGGAGTTCAGCAGTAAGAAGCCCCCGCAACCATTGTTGATTTCCTTTGATGCTGAGGAAGTCAGGAAGCAAGCTGCAGCGTCTACAAAAAGGTTTGAGGAAG GAAAACCGTTATCTATATTGGATGGGATTTTCATGGCAATCAAGGATGATATAGATTGCCTTCCTCATCCATCTAAGA GCGGTAGTACATGGGTGCATCAGGTTCGCTCTGTCAAAAAGGATGCGGTTTGTGTTTCAAGACTGCGAAGCTGTGGTGTGATCCTTTTAGGGAAAGCAAATATGCATGAGTTTGGCATGGGTACGACTGGAAATAACCCTAATTTTGG AACAGCAAGAAATCCTCATGCACCTGAAAGGTATACTGGTGGATCTTCCTCAGGTCCTGCAGCAATTGTAGCTTCTGGACTATGCTCTGCTGCACTTGGAACAGATGGCGGAG GTTCAATCCGTATTCCTTCATCCCTCTGTGGTGTAGTGGGCTTCAAGACAACGTATGGACGGACGGATATGGAAGG ATCATTATGTGATGCCGGGACCATGGAGATTATTGGACCAATTGCGTCAACAGTGGAGGATGTCATGCTAGT GTATGCAGCAATCTTGGGATCCTCTCTTGCAAGTAGAAACAGTTTACAACCG TCCGCACCTTGTTTGCCAATACTGTCAGCACACGACAGTTTAAACGCTTTGGAATCATTGCAAATTGGAAAGTATACAACG TGGTTCAATGATGTAAACTCGACTGATATTTCTGATAAGTGTGAAGATATTCTAGGTCTGCTGCGCAGAACTCATGGTTGTAGA ATGGTGGAGATTGTTATACCTGAGCTCCATGAGATGCGCAATGCTCATCTTGTTTCAATTGGATCTGAAATGCTGTGTTCCGTGAATCCTGATTGTGAGGATGG GAAAGCTGCAAGAATGACGTACGATACTCGTACTAATTTGGCCCTTTTTCGATCGTTTACCGCATCAGACTATGTTGCTGCCCAGCGTCTCAG GCGAAGGATTATGTACCATCACATGGCAATATTCAAGAACGTTGATGTCATAGTGACCCCAACAACTGG CATGACAGCTCCCATGATACCTCCTAGTGCGCTTCTACATGGTGAGACAGACATGCAGGTTACAG GTGATCTTATGCGGTTTATCCTTGCAGCAAATCTTCTTGGACTTCCTGCCATTTCTGTGCCT
- the LOC122310990 gene encoding phosphoglycerate mutase-like protein 1 has protein sequence MLDPSFSLNFFLRLWTRKEKEIAIVTHSGFLFHTLTSFGNDCHPSVKKEICKHFANCELRSMVIVDRSMAGSDDSTTNYPGKIPSGLDLPNDVAVEKKLEKEETDSGFT, from the exons ATGTTGGACCCAAgcttttctttgaatttttttctcaGGTTGTGGACAAGGAAAGAGAAGGAGATAGCAATTGTTACCCACAGTGGATTCTTGTTTCATACCCTAACTTCGTTTGGAAATGACTGTCACCCTTCtgtgaaaaaagaaatatgcaaaCA CTTTGCGAATTGTGAGCTTCGTTCTATGGTCATTGTTGATAGAAG TATGGCAGGTTCAGATGACTCGACAACTAATTATCCAGGAAAGATACCTTCTGGGCTTGATCTCCCAAATGATGTTGCGGTCGAGAAGAAATTGGAGAAAGAAGAGACAGATTCTGGATTTACATAG
- the LOC122310982 gene encoding fatty acid amide hydrolase-like isoform X2 — MGKKHVMVPAQEVDLSTVKYEPESIQAPHLTGFIFKVFVSIIEAPVIGSLLISYLKKKNKFIELLRNTVIPEAPMFKPEFPPQEPEHGVVTLHEDGQPEDRVESALKCLPDYDLPGSWNGNQDPPFKYWKIRDYAYAYRSGLATPSIVAERIIPIIEEFSSKKPPQPLLISFDAEEVRKQAAASTKRFEEGKPLSILDGIFMAIKDDIDCLPHPSKSGSTWVHQVRSVKKDAVCVSRLRSCGVILLGKANMHEFGMGTTGNNPNFGTARNPHAPERYTGGSSSGPAAIVASGLCSAALGTDGGGSIRIPSSLCGVVGFKTTYGRTDMEGSLCDAGTMEIIGPIASTVEDVMLVYAAILGSSLASRNSLQPSAPCLPILSAHDSLNALESLQIGKYTTWFNDVNSTDISDKCEDILGLLRRTHGCRMVEIVIPELHEMRNAHLVSIGSEMLCSVNPDCEDGKAARMTYDTRTNLALFRSFTASDYVAAQRLRRRIMYHHMAIFKNVDVIVTPTTGMTAPMIPPSALLHGETDMQVTGDLMRFILAANLLGLPAISVPVGFDKQGLPIGLQLIGRPWGEASLLRVASAIEELCVKSKKRPVSFYDVLKTN, encoded by the exons ATGGGAAAGAAGCATGTCATGGTGCCGGCCCAGGAGGTTGACTTATCCACCGTCAAGTACGAACCCGAATCTATCCAAG CACCGCATTTAACGGGGTTCATATTCAAGGTTTTTGTGAGCATAATTGAAGCGCCGGTGATAGGCTCCCTACTCATATCttacttgaagaagaagaataaattcATCGAg TTGTTGCGGAATACGGTGATACCAGAGGCTCCCATGTTTAAACCTGAGTTTCCTCCTCAag AACCAGAACATGGCGTTGTCACCCTCCATGAGGACGGGCAACCAGAAGACCGAGTTGAATCGGCTTTGAAGTGTCTTCCAGATTACGATCTTCCTGGCAGCTGGAATGGGAATCAAGATCCACCATTCAAGTACTGGAAGATCCGTGATTATGCTTATGCTTATCGGTCTGGGCTTGCGACCCCATCTATA GTGGCAGAGCGCATCATCCCAATTATCGAGGAGTTCAGCAGTAAGAAGCCCCCGCAACCATTGTTGATTTCCTTTGATGCTGAGGAAGTCAGGAAGCAAGCTGCAGCGTCTACAAAAAGGTTTGAGGAAG GAAAACCGTTATCTATATTGGATGGGATTTTCATGGCAATCAAGGATGATATAGATTGCCTTCCTCATCCATCTAAGA GCGGTAGTACATGGGTGCATCAGGTTCGCTCTGTCAAAAAGGATGCGGTTTGTGTTTCAAGACTGCGAAGCTGTGGTGTGATCCTTTTAGGGAAAGCAAATATGCATGAGTTTGGCATGGGTACGACTGGAAATAACCCTAATTTTGG AACAGCAAGAAATCCTCATGCACCTGAAAGGTATACTGGTGGATCTTCCTCAGGTCCTGCAGCAATTGTAGCTTCTGGACTATGCTCTGCTGCACTTGGAACAGATGGCGGAG GTTCAATCCGTATTCCTTCATCCCTCTGTGGTGTAGTGGGCTTCAAGACAACGTATGGACGGACGGATATGGAAGG ATCATTATGTGATGCCGGGACCATGGAGATTATTGGACCAATTGCGTCAACAGTGGAGGATGTCATGCTAGT GTATGCAGCAATCTTGGGATCCTCTCTTGCAAGTAGAAACAGTTTACAACCG TCCGCACCTTGTTTGCCAATACTGTCAGCACACGACAGTTTAAACGCTTTGGAATCATTGCAAATTGGAAAGTATACAACG TGGTTCAATGATGTAAACTCGACTGATATTTCTGATAAGTGTGAAGATATTCTAGGTCTGCTGCGCAGAACTCATGGTTGTAGA ATGGTGGAGATTGTTATACCTGAGCTCCATGAGATGCGCAATGCTCATCTTGTTTCAATTGGATCTGAAATGCTGTGTTCCGTGAATCCTGATTGTGAGGATGG GAAAGCTGCAAGAATGACGTACGATACTCGTACTAATTTGGCCCTTTTTCGATCGTTTACCGCATCAGACTATGTTGCTGCCCAGCGTCTCAG GCGAAGGATTATGTACCATCACATGGCAATATTCAAGAACGTTGATGTCATAGTGACCCCAACAACTGG CATGACAGCTCCCATGATACCTCCTAGTGCGCTTCTACATGGTGAGACAGACATGCAGGTTACAG GTGATCTTATGCGGTTTATCCTTGCAGCAAATCTTCTTGGACTTCCTGCCATTTCTGTGCCT
- the LOC122310982 gene encoding fatty acid amide hydrolase-like isoform X1 has translation MGKKHVMVPAQEVDLSTVKYEPESIQAPHLTGFIFKVFVSIIEAPVIGSLLISYLKKKNKFIELLRNTVIPEAPMFKPEFPPQEPEHGVVTLHEDGQPEDRVESALKCLPDYDLPGSWNGNQDPPFKYWKIRDYAYAYRSGLATPSIVAERIIPIIEEFSSKKPPQPLLISFDAEEVRKQAAASTKRFEEGKPLSILDGIFMAIKDDIDCLPHPSKSKWLWIFFFFEKSICQTLFDVLANSQYHFIVTGGSTWVHQVRSVKKDAVCVSRLRSCGVILLGKANMHEFGMGTTGNNPNFGTARNPHAPERYTGGSSSGPAAIVASGLCSAALGTDGGGSIRIPSSLCGVVGFKTTYGRTDMEGSLCDAGTMEIIGPIASTVEDVMLVYAAILGSSLASRNSLQPSAPCLPILSAHDSLNALESLQIGKYTTWFNDVNSTDISDKCEDILGLLRRTHGCRMVEIVIPELHEMRNAHLVSIGSEMLCSVNPDCEDGKAARMTYDTRTNLALFRSFTASDYVAAQRLRRRIMYHHMAIFKNVDVIVTPTTGMTAPMIPPSALLHGETDMQVTGDLMRFILAANLLGLPAISVPVGFDKQGLPIGLQLIGRPWGEASLLRVASAIEELCVKSKKRPVSFYDVLKTN, from the exons ATGGGAAAGAAGCATGTCATGGTGCCGGCCCAGGAGGTTGACTTATCCACCGTCAAGTACGAACCCGAATCTATCCAAG CACCGCATTTAACGGGGTTCATATTCAAGGTTTTTGTGAGCATAATTGAAGCGCCGGTGATAGGCTCCCTACTCATATCttacttgaagaagaagaataaattcATCGAg TTGTTGCGGAATACGGTGATACCAGAGGCTCCCATGTTTAAACCTGAGTTTCCTCCTCAag AACCAGAACATGGCGTTGTCACCCTCCATGAGGACGGGCAACCAGAAGACCGAGTTGAATCGGCTTTGAAGTGTCTTCCAGATTACGATCTTCCTGGCAGCTGGAATGGGAATCAAGATCCACCATTCAAGTACTGGAAGATCCGTGATTATGCTTATGCTTATCGGTCTGGGCTTGCGACCCCATCTATA GTGGCAGAGCGCATCATCCCAATTATCGAGGAGTTCAGCAGTAAGAAGCCCCCGCAACCATTGTTGATTTCCTTTGATGCTGAGGAAGTCAGGAAGCAAGCTGCAGCGTCTACAAAAAGGTTTGAGGAAG GAAAACCGTTATCTATATTGGATGGGATTTTCATGGCAATCAAGGATGATATAGATTGCCTTCCTCATCCATCTAAGAGTAAATGgctatggattttttttttttttgaaaaaagtatttGTCAGACTTTATTTGATGTATTAGCAAACTCACAGTATCATTTTATTGTGACAGGCGGTAGTACATGGGTGCATCAGGTTCGCTCTGTCAAAAAGGATGCGGTTTGTGTTTCAAGACTGCGAAGCTGTGGTGTGATCCTTTTAGGGAAAGCAAATATGCATGAGTTTGGCATGGGTACGACTGGAAATAACCCTAATTTTGG AACAGCAAGAAATCCTCATGCACCTGAAAGGTATACTGGTGGATCTTCCTCAGGTCCTGCAGCAATTGTAGCTTCTGGACTATGCTCTGCTGCACTTGGAACAGATGGCGGAG GTTCAATCCGTATTCCTTCATCCCTCTGTGGTGTAGTGGGCTTCAAGACAACGTATGGACGGACGGATATGGAAGG ATCATTATGTGATGCCGGGACCATGGAGATTATTGGACCAATTGCGTCAACAGTGGAGGATGTCATGCTAGT GTATGCAGCAATCTTGGGATCCTCTCTTGCAAGTAGAAACAGTTTACAACCG TCCGCACCTTGTTTGCCAATACTGTCAGCACACGACAGTTTAAACGCTTTGGAATCATTGCAAATTGGAAAGTATACAACG TGGTTCAATGATGTAAACTCGACTGATATTTCTGATAAGTGTGAAGATATTCTAGGTCTGCTGCGCAGAACTCATGGTTGTAGA ATGGTGGAGATTGTTATACCTGAGCTCCATGAGATGCGCAATGCTCATCTTGTTTCAATTGGATCTGAAATGCTGTGTTCCGTGAATCCTGATTGTGAGGATGG GAAAGCTGCAAGAATGACGTACGATACTCGTACTAATTTGGCCCTTTTTCGATCGTTTACCGCATCAGACTATGTTGCTGCCCAGCGTCTCAG GCGAAGGATTATGTACCATCACATGGCAATATTCAAGAACGTTGATGTCATAGTGACCCCAACAACTGG CATGACAGCTCCCATGATACCTCCTAGTGCGCTTCTACATGGTGAGACAGACATGCAGGTTACAG GTGATCTTATGCGGTTTATCCTTGCAGCAAATCTTCTTGGACTTCCTGCCATTTCTGTGCCT